The following proteins are co-located in the Pseudomonas cavernae genome:
- the hexR gene encoding transcriptional regulator HexR, whose translation MNLLQHIAQSRHLLRKSELKVADHVLLDPAAVMHSSMADLAHSVGISEPTIVRFCRAIGCSGFQDLKLKLAQSLAAGASFGQFAINENDSVADFSLKIFDTTLHTLIEVREKLDPQALQRAIAACAQAQRVEFYGFGASGAVAADAQHKFFRLLLTAAAYSDPHMQAMSAVTLKPSDVAICISQSGRSKDLLITANLVREAGATLITLCPSQTPLADLATVNLAIDVQEDTEIYTPLTSRIAHLVVIDVLAMGVAMARGPTLVNHLKSVKRSLRSLRLSPKTVKSGED comes from the coding sequence GTGAATTTGCTGCAGCACATAGCCCAGTCGCGCCATCTATTACGCAAGTCGGAGCTCAAGGTGGCCGACCACGTGTTGCTCGACCCGGCCGCGGTGATGCACAGCTCGATGGCCGATCTGGCCCATAGCGTCGGCATCAGCGAGCCGACCATCGTGCGCTTCTGCCGCGCCATCGGCTGCAGCGGCTTCCAGGACCTCAAGCTGAAGCTGGCGCAGAGCCTGGCCGCCGGCGCCAGCTTCGGCCAGTTCGCGATCAACGAGAACGATTCGGTCGCCGACTTCAGCCTGAAGATCTTCGACACCACCCTGCACACCCTGATCGAAGTGCGCGAGAAGCTCGACCCGCAGGCGCTGCAACGCGCCATCGCCGCCTGCGCCCAGGCGCAGCGCGTGGAGTTCTACGGCTTCGGTGCCTCCGGCGCGGTGGCGGCGGATGCCCAGCACAAGTTCTTCCGCCTGCTGCTGACCGCGGCCGCGTACTCGGACCCGCATATGCAGGCGATGTCGGCGGTGACCCTCAAGCCCAGCGACGTGGCGATCTGCATCTCCCAGTCCGGGCGCTCCAAGGACCTGCTGATCACCGCCAATCTGGTGCGCGAGGCCGGCGCCACGCTGATCACCCTGTGCCCGAGCCAGACGCCGCTGGCCGATCTGGCCACGGTCAACCTGGCGATCGATGTGCAGGAAGACACCGAGATCTACACGCCGCTGACCTCGCGCATCGCCCATCTGGTGGTGATCGACGTGCTGGCCATGGGCGTGGCCATGGCGCGCGGACCGACCCTGGTCAACCACCTGAAGAGCGTCAAGCGCAGCCTGCGCAGCCTGCGGCTGTCGCCGAAGACGGTGAAGAGCGGGGAAGACTGA
- the zwf gene encoding glucose-6-phosphate dehydrogenase yields MNLSSAQLNRVRRAFLTIPCDMLVFGGTGDLALHKLLPALYHLHRDGRLDPQTRILALARQPLSRADYQALAERRCRAQVARADFDGPTWQSFAARLDYFAMDVAQSADFGRLAKRLDSRERVQVYYLATAPKLFEDIAAHLAIAGLAGPQARIVLEKPIGHSLESAKAINAAIGAVFDESRVFRIDHYLGKETVQNLMALRFANALFEPIWRAGHIDHVQISVSETLGVENRGAYYDHSGAMRDMVQNHLLQLLCLVAMEAPVRFDAEAVRDEKLKVLQALKPMHGLDVQDKTVRGQYIAGKIGGQEVPAYYFEKNVDNDSDTETFVALQAEIDNWRWAGVPFYLRTGKRLAKKSSEIVIQFKPVPHRLFNGGEANRLLIRLQPEERISLQLMAKAPGKGMRLEPVELDLNLAQAFQQKRRWDAYERLLLDVIEGDSTLFMRRDEVEAAWAWVDPILLGWQEYYQSPRPYPAGSSGPEQAHSLLELQGRSWHD; encoded by the coding sequence ATGAACTTGTCCAGCGCTCAGCTAAACCGCGTCCGGAGAGCTTTTTTGACCATCCCCTGCGACATGCTGGTCTTCGGCGGCACCGGCGATCTGGCCCTGCACAAACTGCTGCCCGCCCTCTACCACCTGCACCGCGACGGCCGCCTCGATCCGCAGACGCGCATCCTCGCCCTCGCCCGCCAACCGCTCAGCCGCGCCGACTACCAGGCCCTGGCCGAACGCCGTTGCCGTGCCCAAGTGGCCCGTGCCGACTTCGACGGCCCGACCTGGCAGAGCTTCGCCGCGCGCCTCGACTATTTCGCCATGGACGTCGCGCAGAGCGCCGACTTCGGCCGCCTGGCCAAGCGCCTGGACAGCCGCGAGCGGGTGCAGGTGTATTACCTGGCCACCGCGCCCAAGCTGTTCGAGGACATCGCCGCCCACCTGGCCATCGCCGGGCTGGCCGGGCCGCAGGCGCGCATCGTGCTGGAAAAACCCATCGGCCACTCGCTGGAGTCGGCCAAGGCGATCAATGCCGCGATCGGCGCGGTATTCGACGAATCGCGGGTGTTCCGCATCGACCACTACCTGGGCAAGGAAACCGTGCAGAACCTGATGGCACTGCGCTTTGCCAACGCCCTGTTCGAGCCGATCTGGCGCGCCGGACATATCGATCACGTGCAGATCAGCGTCAGCGAAACCCTCGGCGTAGAAAACCGCGGCGCCTACTACGACCACTCCGGGGCTATGCGCGACATGGTGCAGAACCATCTGCTGCAGCTGCTCTGCCTGGTGGCCATGGAGGCGCCGGTGCGCTTCGACGCCGAAGCCGTGCGCGACGAAAAGCTCAAGGTGCTGCAGGCGCTGAAACCCATGCACGGCCTCGACGTGCAGGACAAGACCGTGCGCGGCCAGTACATCGCCGGGAAGATCGGCGGGCAGGAAGTGCCGGCGTACTACTTCGAGAAAAATGTCGACAACGACAGCGATACCGAGACCTTCGTCGCCCTGCAGGCGGAAATCGACAACTGGCGCTGGGCCGGCGTACCGTTCTACCTGCGCACCGGCAAACGCCTGGCGAAGAAGAGTTCGGAAATCGTCATCCAGTTCAAGCCGGTGCCGCACCGCCTGTTCAACGGCGGCGAGGCCAACCGCCTGCTGATCCGCCTGCAGCCCGAGGAGCGCATCAGCCTGCAGCTGATGGCCAAGGCGCCGGGCAAGGGCATGCGCCTGGAGCCGGTGGAGCTGGACCTCAACCTGGCCCAGGCGTTCCAGCAGAAACGCCGCTGGGATGCCTACGAGCGCCTGCTGCTGGACGTGATCGAAGGCGACTCGACGCTGTTCATGCGCCGCGACGAAGTCGAAGCGGCCTGGGCCTGGGTCGACCCGATCCTGCTCGGCTGGCAAGAGTACTACCAGAGCCCGCGGCCCTACCCGGCCGGCTCCAGCGGCCCGGAACAAGCTCACAGCCTGCTGGAACTGCAAGGCCGCAGCTGGCACGACTGA